Proteins from a genomic interval of Rosa chinensis cultivar Old Blush chromosome 2, RchiOBHm-V2, whole genome shotgun sequence:
- the LOC112184188 gene encoding uncharacterized protein LOC112184188, protein MASFSSQAALNSGIPLSNIEPLNGSNFKKWKEHVELYLRLQGIDICLTEPQPEIDAQSDEALVAKNREWLRANRMAKLILKHTMSPIVRGSVVEPENALDFMTAIGEKFTENAKAEISLLLDKLLSTKYDSSGSIREHIMKIIQITTRLANLDIIFPDAFIVHLALRTYLLVLGP, encoded by the exons ATGGCCTCCTTTTCATCACAAGCTG cCTTGAACTCTGGGATTCCATTGTCCAATATTGAGCCTTTGAATGGCTCAAACTTTAAAAAGTGGAAAGAACATGTCGAGCTTTACTTAAGACTGCAAGGAATTGATATTTGCTTGACTGAACCTCAACCTGAAATTGATGCTCAAAGTGATGAGGCTTTGGTTGCTAAGAATAGAGAGTGGTTACGAGCAAACAGAATGGCCAAACTTATCCTGAAACATACCATGTCGCCTATTGTTAGAGGTAGTGTTGTCGAGCCTGAGAATGCATTGGATTTTATGACTGCAATAGGGGAAAAATTTACTGAAAATGCTAAGGCTGAGATTTCTCTATTACTTGATAAGCTGCTGAGCACTAAGTATGATTCATCAGGGAGTATAAGGGAGCATATTATGAAAATTATCCAGATCACAACTAGATTGGCAAATTTAGACATTATTTTTCCAGATGCTTTCATTGTTCACCTTGCCTTAAGAACCTACTTGCTAGTTTTGGGGCCTTGA